Proteins from one Coleofasciculus sp. FACHB-1120 genomic window:
- a CDS encoding DUF433 domain-containing protein has translation MTIKELENQLLALNSVEKAEAIQILTQTLSNGSQGITKTPTVCGGDACIAKTRLPVWLFVSLRQQGASDAELLKFYPHLSAADLVNVWAYADAHPDEIETALQEQDEA, from the coding sequence ATGACAATCAAAGAATTAGAAAATCAACTTCTTGCCTTGAACTCAGTTGAGAAAGCTGAAGCCATACAGATATTAACCCAAACTTTAAGTAACGGTTCACAAGGAATTACTAAGACTCCCACCGTGTGTGGCGGTGATGCCTGTATTGCGAAAACTCGCCTTCCAGTTTGGCTGTTCGTGAGTTTGCGTCAGCAAGGTGCAAGCGATGCCGAACTTCTAAAGTTTTATCCCCATCTTAGTGCTGCTGACTTAGTGAATGTCTGGGCTTATGCTGATGCACACCCAGATGAAATTGAAACAGCACTGCAAGAGCAAGATGAAGCATAA
- a CDS encoding DUF5615 family PIN-like protein codes for MASLYADEQVPLPVVELLRTLGHDVLTVQEAGNAGMSDPEVLAFAGSNNRAVLTQNRRDFIRLHIQQPDHAGIIVCTADKNLEKLATRINEAISTEKTLRGKLIRVVRPQG; via the coding sequence ATGGCAAGTCTCTATGCTGATGAACAAGTTCCGTTGCCAGTGGTGGAATTGTTACGCACTTTAGGTCACGATGTTTTGACAGTTCAAGAAGCAGGGAATGCCGGAATGTCTGACCCAGAGGTGTTAGCCTTTGCAGGGAGTAACAATCGTGCAGTTTTGACCCAAAATCGGCGCGATTTCATCCGATTACACATTCAACAACCTGACCATGCTGGCATCATTGTTTGCACAGCGGATAAAAACTTAGAGAAGTTAGCAACACGCATTAATGAGGCTATTTCTACGGAAAAAACTTTGAGAGGTAAATTGATTCGGGTGGTGCGTCCGCAGGGATGA
- a CDS encoding serine/threonine-protein kinase, with product MSNFPDLSSHGYQVVRELGHNRAGGRVTYLALNLKTRQPAVIKRFQFAKINATWSDYDAYQREIQVLQGLNHPGIPRYLDSFQTSDGFCMVQEYKKAPSLAVPRSFDPDEIKKIAVSLLEILVYLQNRIPTVIHRDIKPENILVDSNINVFLVDFGLARIGDGEVTMNSVAKGTLGFMPPEQLFHRQLTEASDLYSLGATLICLLTGIKSAEISQLIDDDYRINFKHLVPKLSLRWIDWLQKMVEIKPKDRYPNAAIALEALNPIYVIRVPEAKLSKPILEFKARKLGERVTQTIAVTNSIPDTLLEGNWEVAPHESDPPHTPDTHTWISFDFVKFENNQAKCKINVNTSRLMADKTYERHLLLHTNSLPETHDITVKIQTAPVPIANKKLPYIALALLVTLAASAAWIEGIAWGGTIAQVGAMGVVMAGFVTLFVAAFGVAAAATAAAGAVFVAKLLSKYKVKFAGIDTVVALLVAGIVAFFVTGFGEQFRAANSAAVGFETVDFAVFMAGFGAQSLAVSCLKRGFSPNLAIGVSLLAMALGMTLGIGFQVGLLNPLVMGAVLAVGLPLGTILFYPPFERARLIGNYRKFEQHLIKP from the coding sequence ATGAGCAACTTTCCAGACTTATCCAGCCACGGTTATCAGGTCGTCCGAGAATTAGGACACAACCGCGCCGGTGGTCGAGTAACCTACCTGGCGCTCAATCTGAAAACACGGCAACCCGCCGTCATTAAAAGGTTTCAGTTTGCTAAAATCAACGCCACCTGGTCAGACTACGACGCCTACCAGCGTGAAATTCAAGTGTTACAGGGGCTGAATCATCCCGGAATCCCCCGCTACCTGGATTCCTTCCAGACATCCGATGGATTTTGTATGGTTCAGGAGTATAAAAAAGCACCGTCTTTAGCCGTGCCTCGTAGCTTCGATCCCGATGAAATAAAGAAAATTGCAGTTTCTTTATTAGAAATTCTCGTTTATCTGCAAAATCGCATTCCCACTGTTATTCATCGAGATATTAAACCTGAAAATATCTTGGTTGATAGCAACATCAATGTTTTCTTAGTTGATTTTGGTCTGGCTCGAATTGGGGATGGGGAAGTGACGATGAACAGTGTGGCAAAAGGAACTTTAGGGTTCATGCCGCCCGAACAATTATTCCATCGTCAACTCACTGAAGCCTCAGATTTATATAGTTTGGGAGCAACGCTGATTTGCTTATTAACTGGCATCAAATCTGCTGAGATCAGCCAGTTAATTGATGATGATTATCGAATTAATTTCAAGCATCTCGTTCCCAAACTCAGTCTGCGGTGGATTGACTGGTTGCAAAAGATGGTGGAAATTAAACCAAAAGACCGCTATCCTAACGCAGCGATCGCGTTGGAAGCACTCAATCCCATTTATGTGATTCGCGTACCAGAAGCGAAGCTGAGTAAACCCATCCTGGAATTTAAGGCAAGAAAATTAGGTGAAAGGGTGACTCAAACAATCGCAGTTACAAACTCGATTCCTGATACCCTTCTGGAAGGAAATTGGGAAGTGGCACCCCACGAAAGCGATCCCCCTCATACACCAGATACTCACACTTGGATTTCTTTTGATTTCGTTAAGTTTGAGAACAATCAGGCAAAGTGCAAAATCAATGTGAATACCAGCCGTTTGATGGCAGATAAAACCTACGAGCGACATCTGTTATTACACACAAATTCTCTGCCAGAAACTCACGATATTACTGTTAAGATTCAGACTGCGCCAGTTCCGATTGCGAACAAAAAACTACCTTATATCGCTCTCGCTTTACTGGTGACACTTGCTGCTTCAGCGGCTTGGATTGAGGGAATCGCTTGGGGCGGAACGATTGCCCAAGTTGGGGCGATGGGTGTGGTAATGGCTGGGTTTGTAACGCTGTTTGTCGCTGCATTTGGTGTGGCAGCAGCGGCTACGGCGGCGGCTGGGGCTGTGTTTGTCGCTAAGCTTCTGTCCAAGTATAAAGTTAAGTTTGCGGGTATAGACACGGTGGTAGCTTTATTGGTGGCGGGAATTGTCGCTTTTTTTGTGACAGGTTTTGGCGAGCAGTTTAGAGCGGCAAATTCGGCGGCGGTTGGGTTTGAAACGGTAGATTTTGCTGTATTTATGGCTGGGTTTGGGGCACAGAGTCTAGCCGTTAGTTGTTTGAAAAGAGGATTTAGTCCCAATCTGGCGATTGGGGTGTCGCTATTAGCAATGGCGTTAGGCATGACTTTAGGAATTGGCTTCCAAGTTGGGTTGCTAAATCCTTTGGTGATGGGCGCTGTTTTGGCAGTTGGTTTGCCTTTGGGAACCATCTTGTTTTATCCCCCTTTTGAGCGGGCAAGGTTGATTGGTAACTATCGCAAGTTTGAGCAACATTTGATTAAGCCGTAG
- a CDS encoding S-layer homology domain-containing protein produces MRQILGTLSLLGLLQCFPAVVSAQTQPTSDAPSDPIEQVIAAKLMTAYPDGQFRSEQFISRAELASILVKTFKLDKRAGATKQEVISVQDVPSSHWAYNDIQTVLKTGIMKGYRGDMFFPNQKINRAEALSIFAQAHGVFQFPNDTVAKILAKYPDSGNIPDWAKKSMATALYEGFANTDEQGNLNPLNPMTRGDMAYALSKFLERQEAPAPMLEEDLPSPASLPIQ; encoded by the coding sequence ATGCGTCAGATCCTGGGCACTCTTTCTCTATTGGGGCTTCTACAATGTTTTCCAGCAGTTGTTTCTGCTCAAACACAACCTACTTCAGATGCCCCCTCTGACCCTATCGAACAGGTGATTGCTGCCAAATTAATGACTGCATATCCTGATGGACAGTTTCGTTCAGAACAATTCATCAGTCGTGCAGAACTTGCCTCAATTTTGGTCAAAACTTTTAAGCTTGATAAACGAGCGGGTGCCACCAAACAAGAAGTTATTTCAGTTCAAGATGTACCTTCTTCCCACTGGGCATATAACGACATTCAGACAGTTTTAAAAACTGGCATTATGAAGGGATATCGGGGAGATATGTTTTTCCCCAACCAAAAAATCAATCGCGCTGAAGCTTTATCCATCTTTGCCCAAGCTCACGGTGTATTTCAGTTTCCCAATGACACCGTTGCTAAAATTCTGGCGAAGTATCCAGATTCAGGAAATATACCGGATTGGGCTAAAAAATCGATGGCAACTGCACTTTATGAGGGATTTGCCAATACCGATGAACAAGGTAATCTGAATCCCCTAAATCCGATGACGAGAGGAGATATGGCTTACGCCTTGAGTAAATTTTTGGAACGACAAGAAGCACCCGCACCGATGTTGGAAGAAGATTTACCTTCGCCAGCGAGTTTACCAATCCAGTGA
- a CDS encoding polysaccharide biosynthesis tyrosine autokinase: METRQYTEDIDFKKYWLILKRRWLPATTVFVFTVSVATAFAFLKKPTYEAEGRLLFKKQNTTSALVTEAGAKIGQLEPLNVLNTPLDTEAEIVRSEPLIQETIKSLKLKDQKGDPLKTIDFLKQLTVKGIKGTDVLQISFKSKDPEEAAKIVNKVMTLYREKNILNNRAQAAAAREFITKQLPKTEANVRQAEAALRSFKEQNNIVALEEEGSSAVKAIAELDSKKAQTQAELEDASARVAAFQNKIGLNSQRAMALNSLSQSPAVQQVLIELQRIEGELTVERTRFQDESPKIINLESKRTALKGLLQQRVNQVVGSNQQVSGENLQIGELEQKLTAELVNAEVQRLGLANQVGFLSRAQSAYKQRANILPRLQQGQRDLQRQVEAAQSTYQILLKNLQEVQIAENQNVGNASLIAAATVPEKPVGTRKIIILAAGIVAGSLLYVITAFLVDLKDPTIKTAKEVRELFKYTVLGMVPSLKKKVTFRSKKLERIVPQLPVRDNPHSVISEAYRMLQANLKFLSPDQELKVIAVTSSVSKEGKSTVCANLAIAMAQLGRRVLLIDADLHHPMQHHIWDLTNAMGLSDVIVNQAEFEMAVREVMDNLDVLPSGVIPPNPLALVDSKRMAGLIENFSKNYDFIILDTPPIVLVADALAVGKMTDGILLVVRPGVVDTVSAAACKQFLVQSGQKVLGLVVNGVIVENEPDSYFHHAKAYYKEDASTPKMLTAKAPKNSDRS; the protein is encoded by the coding sequence ATGGAAACTAGACAATACACAGAAGATATAGATTTTAAAAAATACTGGCTTATCCTCAAACGGCGTTGGCTACCCGCCACCACCGTCTTTGTATTTACAGTTTCAGTCGCTACCGCATTTGCATTCTTAAAAAAGCCTACCTACGAAGCCGAAGGGAGGCTTTTGTTTAAGAAGCAAAATACGACTTCTGCCTTAGTCACAGAGGCAGGAGCAAAAATCGGACAGTTGGAACCGCTAAACGTCTTAAACACGCCTCTAGATACAGAAGCAGAGATAGTCCGTTCTGAGCCTCTGATACAAGAGACGATAAAATCCCTAAAGCTAAAAGACCAAAAGGGAGACCCTCTAAAAACGATTGATTTCCTAAAACAGCTTACGGTAAAAGGAATCAAAGGAACTGATGTTTTGCAGATATCCTTTAAAAGTAAAGATCCCGAAGAAGCTGCAAAGATAGTCAACAAGGTGATGACTCTGTATCGCGAGAAGAACATACTGAATAACCGCGCTCAAGCAGCTGCGGCTCGCGAATTTATTACGAAGCAGCTACCCAAGACTGAAGCGAATGTTCGTCAAGCAGAAGCCGCTTTGCGTAGTTTCAAAGAACAGAATAACATTGTAGCTCTAGAGGAAGAAGGAAGCTCAGCGGTAAAAGCGATCGCAGAGCTAGACAGCAAAAAAGCTCAAACTCAGGCTGAACTTGAAGATGCAAGTGCTAGAGTCGCCGCCTTTCAAAATAAGATAGGTCTGAATTCACAGCGGGCTATGGCACTAAACTCGCTTAGTCAATCTCCCGCAGTTCAGCAAGTGTTGATAGAACTCCAAAGAATTGAAGGGGAGCTGACAGTCGAGCGTACCCGCTTTCAGGATGAAAGCCCCAAAATAATTAATCTCGAAAGTAAACGAACGGCATTAAAAGGTTTACTACAGCAACGGGTAAACCAGGTTGTTGGCAGTAACCAACAAGTGTCCGGAGAAAATTTACAAATTGGTGAACTTGAGCAAAAACTAACCGCAGAATTAGTCAATGCAGAAGTGCAACGCTTAGGTTTGGCGAATCAAGTCGGTTTTCTATCTCGCGCTCAGTCGGCATACAAACAAAGAGCTAACATTTTACCTAGATTACAACAGGGTCAGCGGGATTTACAACGGCAAGTAGAAGCCGCGCAATCTACCTATCAAATTCTTTTGAAAAATCTTCAAGAGGTACAAATTGCGGAAAATCAAAATGTAGGTAACGCTAGTTTAATTGCCGCCGCTACAGTTCCAGAAAAGCCCGTAGGTACTCGCAAGATAATCATCCTAGCAGCCGGAATTGTGGCAGGCAGTCTACTTTATGTAATCACTGCTTTCCTTGTAGACCTGAAAGATCCAACCATCAAAACCGCCAAAGAGGTACGAGAGTTATTTAAGTATACCGTCTTGGGAATGGTTCCTTCTTTGAAGAAAAAAGTAACTTTTCGCAGTAAGAAGCTAGAAAGAATTGTTCCGCAGCTTCCCGTTAGAGATAATCCACATTCGGTGATTAGTGAAGCTTACCGAATGCTTCAGGCAAACTTGAAGTTTCTCAGTCCAGATCAAGAGCTGAAAGTCATTGCGGTGACAAGTTCTGTTTCTAAGGAAGGCAAGTCTACGGTTTGTGCCAACTTGGCTATCGCTATGGCTCAACTGGGAAGACGAGTTTTATTAATAGATGCGGATCTGCACCATCCCATGCAGCATCACATCTGGGACTTGACTAATGCAATGGGTCTGAGCGATGTCATCGTTAATCAAGCTGAGTTTGAGATGGCGGTGCGCGAAGTGATGGATAACCTGGATGTGCTTCCTTCGGGCGTAATTCCTCCTAATCCTTTGGCTCTTGTTGACTCAAAACGGATGGCTGGATTAATTGAAAATTTTTCTAAAAACTACGATTTTATAATCCTTGATACGCCTCCAATCGTTCTGGTGGCAGATGCTCTGGCAGTAGGCAAGATGACCGATGGTATTTTATTGGTAGTTCGCCCAGGCGTGGTTGATACTGTCAGCGCTGCTGCTTGTAAGCAATTTTTGGTGCAATCAGGTCAGAAGGTCTTGGGTTTGGTCGTCAATGGTGTGATTGTGGAAAACGAACCTGATAGTTATTTCCACCATGCCAAGGCATACTACAAGGAAGATGCCAGTACGCCAAAAATGCTGACAGCGAAGGCTCCTAAAAACAGCGATCGCTCTTAA
- a CDS encoding glycosyltransferase family 4 protein — MRKPVLTIFYQFNPSGISIGGIQTVIRTFVKYAPSEFEIRLVGTENDPSQPIGVWRDAQLAGREIRFMPLFFIENDNFKKLVPTTIKYTAALLGRNLSSDFMHFHRLEPTLFTRNWSGEKTLFIHNDIQKQINSADKKNAILWQRFPAAYFAIERYLVSQFSQILSCNTESVQHYQQHYPEIAERISYVKNTVDNEICYPLTLDEREEGRRTLAQQMGLAEDTRFILFAGRLHPQKDPLLLVRSIAALNDATVHLLIAGDGDLKEEINSEISRLGLSEQVTLLGALAQTELAQLQRVCSVFVLTSAYEGLPMVVLEALASGTPVVTTQCGETPNLLTAGSGVVCEERSPAAVADALRKVLHNGGDYPIEACVQAAKPYGAKTVVGDIYSNMLSRWQQRNWSTSQINQKSFTGVSQ; from the coding sequence ATGCGTAAACCTGTTTTGACTATCTTCTACCAGTTCAATCCGAGTGGCATTAGCATTGGGGGGATTCAAACAGTCATACGTACCTTTGTCAAATATGCTCCCAGCGAGTTTGAAATTAGGCTGGTAGGAACGGAGAACGATCCATCACAACCCATAGGAGTATGGAGAGACGCCCAGTTGGCAGGCAGAGAGATCCGCTTTATGCCCTTGTTTTTTATAGAAAACGATAACTTTAAAAAATTAGTACCAACCACTATTAAATATACGGCTGCCCTTTTGGGTCGGAACTTGAGTTCGGATTTCATGCACTTTCACAGGCTGGAACCGACGCTTTTTACTCGCAACTGGTCAGGAGAAAAGACTCTTTTTATTCATAACGATATTCAAAAACAAATTAATTCTGCGGATAAAAAAAATGCGATTCTATGGCAACGTTTTCCAGCAGCGTATTTTGCTATCGAACGCTATCTTGTAAGTCAGTTTTCTCAAATCTTGTCGTGTAATACTGAATCGGTGCAACATTACCAACAGCATTACCCAGAGATAGCAGAGCGCATTTCCTACGTCAAAAACACAGTAGATAACGAAATCTGCTACCCATTGACCTTAGATGAACGAGAGGAAGGTAGGCGCACACTTGCACAGCAGATGGGTTTAGCGGAAGATACGCGCTTTATTCTATTTGCTGGCAGACTTCACCCCCAGAAAGACCCTCTGTTGCTAGTCCGCTCCATTGCCGCCCTGAACGATGCAACTGTTCACCTCCTCATAGCAGGCGATGGGGACTTAAAAGAGGAGATAAATTCTGAGATTTCCCGCCTTGGATTGTCCGAACAGGTAACGCTGCTGGGTGCGTTAGCCCAGACAGAACTTGCACAGTTGCAGCGCGTATGCAGTGTTTTCGTCCTAACGAGCGCCTATGAAGGTCTTCCGATGGTCGTTCTCGAAGCGCTTGCCAGCGGTACGCCAGTAGTGACAACTCAATGCGGCGAAACTCCAAATCTACTCACTGCTGGAAGTGGAGTTGTCTGCGAAGAGCGATCGCCAGCCGCAGTTGCAGATGCCTTGCGGAAGGTACTGCACAACGGTGGAGATTATCCAATCGAGGCGTGCGTTCAAGCTGCCAAACCTTACGGTGCCAAGACCGTCGTGGGTGACATCTACAGCAATATGCTAAGCCGCTGGCAACAGCGAAATTGGTCTACTAGCCAGATTAATCAAAAAAGCTTTACCGGGGTTTCACAATGA
- a CDS encoding glycosyltransferase family 4 protein, which produces MKIAVIGAKGLPAKQGGIEHHCEEIYSRVVEQGHEVDLFARSSYTGDISLSAYNVHGVRVVSIPSLNIKGMDALLSSALGAIASNAKRYDIVHFHALGPALFTWMPKIASSAKVVVTCHGLDWQRAKWNKASSDLIRRGERAAVRFSDGMIVVSEELRSYFKETYGKETIYIPNAPSNMGDSDPTFSYGTSLGLEQGRYILFLGRLVPEKCPDLLIKAFQNLQQEGWKLVMVGGTSDTNEFTSEITEMAANNKNIIFTGELRGPRLAEILRGAGLFVLPSELEGLPLSMLEAMQEGVPVLGSDIPVHQQLLRKDRGMLFQVKNVDSCLRSLEWAINHQKELAVMAKNAQRYVQANYTWNQITSETLDLYSTLTALVPIKPDPKRDSKRSIPVSI; this is translated from the coding sequence ATGAAAATTGCCGTAATCGGAGCAAAAGGGCTGCCTGCCAAACAGGGTGGGATTGAGCATCACTGTGAAGAAATTTATTCACGGGTTGTGGAACAGGGTCATGAAGTGGATTTGTTTGCCCGTTCCTCCTACACAGGAGATATTTCGCTCAGCGCTTATAACGTTCATGGTGTGCGGGTTGTTTCCATCCCCAGCTTGAATATCAAGGGAATGGATGCCCTGTTGAGTTCGGCGCTGGGAGCGATCGCTTCCAATGCGAAGCGTTATGATATCGTTCACTTCCACGCTTTAGGACCAGCCCTCTTTACCTGGATGCCCAAAATTGCTTCCTCGGCAAAAGTTGTTGTTACCTGTCATGGCTTAGACTGGCAACGTGCCAAATGGAACAAAGCTTCTAGTGACCTAATCCGTCGCGGCGAACGTGCTGCTGTCCGCTTCTCTGATGGGATGATCGTCGTATCAGAGGAACTGCGCTCATACTTTAAGGAAACTTACGGTAAAGAGACAATTTATATTCCTAACGCACCCTCAAATATGGGTGATTCAGACCCTACTTTTAGCTATGGAACTTCGTTAGGTCTAGAACAGGGACGCTATATTCTATTTTTAGGTAGACTCGTACCGGAAAAGTGCCCCGACTTACTCATCAAAGCCTTCCAAAATCTTCAGCAAGAAGGATGGAAACTCGTCATGGTGGGCGGTACGAGCGATACCAATGAGTTCACCTCGGAAATAACCGAGATGGCGGCGAATAACAAGAACATCATATTCACAGGTGAACTTAGAGGTCCCCGTCTGGCAGAAATCCTTCGGGGCGCGGGATTGTTTGTACTTCCTTCTGAGTTGGAGGGATTACCTCTATCAATGTTGGAAGCAATGCAGGAAGGTGTTCCCGTACTCGGTAGTGATATTCCCGTGCATCAGCAATTGCTCCGCAAAGATCGAGGGATGCTTTTCCAGGTGAAAAATGTAGATTCCTGCCTCCGCAGCTTGGAATGGGCAATCAATCACCAGAAGGAATTGGCGGTAATGGCTAAAAACGCCCAGCGTTATGTGCAAGCAAACTATACCTGGAACCAGATTACTAGCGAAACGTTGGACTTGTATAGCACACTCACCGCCCTTGTTCCAATAAAACCAGACCCAAAACGAGACTCAAAACGGTCAATTCCAGTTTCAATCTAA
- a CDS encoding FAD-binding domain-containing protein produces MRREFASRDDLITYLREQFPAATERDDAIATTVGGRKAAEAFLSQVNPARYAKTRNSFSGAVTRLSPYLRYGVLSLAEVRDAVLDKVENRDDAQKLINELGWRDYWQRLYAKLGNDIWEDQEPYKTGYIAQDYAEKLPEDVDKSSTGMVCIDSFSRDLHTSGYLHNHGRMWLAAYLVHWRRIRWQVGARWFLQHLLDGDPASNNLSWQWVASTFSQKPYFFNRENLERYTDGVYCRQCPLYSHCDFEGSYDELEKRLFPKAQSFDRSGGSKSFQRGKKRR; encoded by the coding sequence ATGCGGCGGGAATTTGCCAGCCGCGACGATTTAATTACCTATCTGCGCGAACAATTCCCCGCCGCTACCGAACGCGATGACGCGATCGCTACCACCGTAGGAGGACGTAAAGCCGCAGAAGCCTTCTTAAGTCAAGTAAATCCCGCCCGTTACGCCAAAACGCGCAATTCTTTTAGTGGCGCAGTCACGCGCCTTTCGCCCTATCTCCGCTACGGCGTCTTGAGCTTGGCAGAAGTGCGGGATGCTGTGCTGGACAAAGTGGAAAACCGAGATGACGCACAAAAACTCATCAACGAACTCGGCTGGCGCGATTACTGGCAGCGTCTCTATGCCAAACTGGGAAACGACATTTGGGAAGACCAAGAGCCTTACAAGACAGGCTACATAGCCCAAGACTATGCCGAAAAGTTACCGGAAGATGTTGATAAAAGTAGCACCGGCATGGTCTGTATTGATAGTTTTAGCCGCGACTTGCACACCTCTGGCTACCTGCACAACCACGGGAGAATGTGGCTAGCCGCTTACTTAGTTCACTGGCGGCGGATTCGTTGGCAAGTCGGGGCAAGATGGTTTTTGCAACACTTACTGGATGGCGATCCAGCCAGCAATAATCTCTCCTGGCAGTGGGTTGCCAGCACCTTTAGCCAAAAGCCTTATTTCTTTAACCGGGAGAACTTAGAACGCTATACGGATGGCGTCTATTGTCGCCAATGCCCTTTGTACAGTCATTGTGACTTCGAGGGCAGCTACGATGAACTAGAGAAGCGATTGTTTCCTAAAGCTCAAAGCTTCGATCGAAGTGGCGGTAGCAAGAGTTTTCAGCGCGGGAAGAAGCGTCGGTAG
- a CDS encoding chromophore lyase CpcT/CpeT, whose protein sequence is MKNTRTRSLIAIALVSSTGTAAYSCPANNLQASLPIQQQVGEVVSHLVGVMDTSAQAQAKPKAPNVRMTTCKVSVADTKKNPQTVFLYQEQAMSENLAKPYRQRFLKIAPTTDNQSIESQSFKPPTPEAFIGLCSQPEAKRVVRLSDVGSAKCSVFLKRDGDHYIGETPEAGCPSDYKGAVKVTNRIVLHSTGMDTLDRAFDAAGNQVWGSKGEPYQFRWVKPNASR, encoded by the coding sequence GTGAAGAATACAAGAACTCGGAGTTTGATCGCGATCGCCCTTGTCTCCTCAACTGGCACAGCGGCTTATTCGTGTCCGGCGAACAACCTCCAAGCATCGTTACCCATTCAGCAGCAAGTCGGGGAAGTGGTGTCGCATTTGGTAGGAGTGATGGATACTTCTGCACAAGCGCAAGCCAAACCAAAAGCTCCAAATGTGAGAATGACGACCTGTAAAGTTAGTGTGGCGGATACTAAGAAAAATCCCCAGACAGTTTTTCTCTATCAAGAACAAGCCATGTCTGAGAATCTTGCTAAACCTTACCGGCAGAGATTCTTGAAAATAGCCCCCACTACCGATAATCAAAGCATTGAATCGCAATCCTTTAAACCCCCAACCCCAGAAGCTTTCATTGGGTTGTGCAGTCAGCCAGAAGCCAAGCGGGTTGTGAGATTGAGCGACGTTGGTTCTGCCAAGTGTAGTGTATTCTTGAAACGCGACGGCGATCACTACATTGGCGAGACACCAGAGGCGGGTTGTCCCAGCGACTATAAAGGCGCTGTCAAAGTAACAAACCGAATTGTCTTGCATTCTACGGGAATGGACACTTTAGATCGGGCTTTTGATGCCGCTGGTAATCAAGTTTGGGGATCAAAAGGCGAACCTTATCAGTTTCGATGGGTTAAGCCAAACGCGAGTCGGTGA